A stretch of DNA from Anthonomus grandis grandis chromosome 22, icAntGran1.3, whole genome shotgun sequence:
tttagtataaataaaaatgggcCCAAGAATGTTGTACATGCGTTGTGAAATTTCAATAGTAATTGTGTCACTAAATATATTGTTCATATTTAGTATTTGTTTGCTTTCCGTGAACtagtctttaaatattttataggcaAAACTTCTGGTGCCATTCAGTTCAAGTACATCAAGCAATGTTTGATGCGGTActgtatcaaaggccttggctAGGTCAAAGAATACCGCATCACATTTGTCACCTTTATTTAGGAGGCCTTTTATTTAACTGACTATTTAAAACATAACGTCATTTGTATCTGAATTAAGCAAAAATCCAAACTGTAAGATAATaatcattgttttattttattatgaaaaaaaagcaataaaagcatactttcatattaaatttctgaagaaaaggGTAATGGTAGAGGCTGTGATAATAGAAGGCTGAACTGTCTCTAGATATCAGATATTGAGATATATAATTCCGTTGGACGCAAATTGCCAAAAACTGGTTGATTGGGAAGTGGACAAGCTCTCTGgctatacattttagaaaaataatcgAAGATTATATTATAGATTAGCAATCTCAGGGCCAGAGGTTATAGGAAATTTTATTTCGAATCTGAACCTCCTATTGGATCCCACAAACCTccaaaaattcttcaaattgaacgtgaaaaaggaaaataaatactccaataaaaaatatgttttattgtacaaatttttaagtaattttcccagttttttttcaaaaaacaatttgtaGTGGATTAAACTCTCATTTGACCGGACTAATAGAACTAATAACCGCCTACACAGACTCCCTCTAGCAGACACCTGCAGCATTTATGAACCTGCTATGCATTACGCATGAACACATTCCATGGCGTTGACGTATGGAATGTCAAATAGATTTTGATTTGCAAATTCCAAGCAAAAAAGGTACACAAAGGggattttaaacttgtttaatttatactaaaaaaaaatacaaatgtttAATTGTGCCTAATTAAGTGTTATTTGCTCACTCATCTTAAAgatgttatattggacaaagaCTGTGCTGATAGGAGTACAATGATTACGACCTCAAATCTAATATTAGAAAATAGGAAGTAAAATTGCATATATTCTTGCATTGCAATGGGATTTTGTAAGCGTAGACACCTATTTCTTACCTTATGTGTACTGCAGCTGGTAAgtaaataatctataaaattctTTAACATGAAATAaagcaatttggatttttagGTAACAGTTGTTGAGAGACAAGTCTTTGACTTTCTCGGGTTTCTTTGGATATCACTGCTGGTAAACTTCCTGCAAATCATATTTACCATATTTGGATTCTTTGGGGCTTACCAGTATAGGCCAAAGTATATAATATCGGTGAGTCAGCTTACTTATCAATTTTTGAATGAATAAGATTATTGTACCCATACTCCCAGTCATCATTTCAAGTTTGTTTACTTAGaacttaaacaaattaaaaatgctataaaaattgttgtaattattggaaaaataggGTATCAGGAGAAATGTTTCAAAAGttctaaaaaacaatttgttttaCAGATTACAGTACACCatattaatatactttattcaaaaatggacctttattatttttagttcagCATCCTAAacataaatttttcaaaaaggcAAAATTTGCTCCCTTGCATGTGCATCCATTTAACCTTTGGATAATCAGCACACAAAGGGAACCAATAAATTCTGACAATTtagcaaaatatatataaaatcaaaaacagaATACAATATAAAGTAAGATATAcatatatgaaataataatgtactttaaacatatttaataaatacaaacaagCACATGATCCACAACTAATTctaaaatcaatcaatcaattataCAGAGAGATATGTAAATGATCATTAATACATTGCCAATATATACAGGTGGAATCAAAGTAcccttaaaacatattttaggcTATCAACatcttgaaatttaatattcttataaagATAAATGTGAAGATGAtcctttatttattatgtaaacatgCACAATGTAATTTTCTTTGGCCAGCCATATTTAACCAGTTGACCATTTTAAGCTTATGAATTAATGGATTGTACTTTTTGAATTCTCTGCTGTTGCAGCAATTCTAGGGCCATACtatatcacaataattaaaCACTGATAATACCATAGATTCACAGATCACAcacacattattatttttttaaaaagtgttctGAAAATGTTTGTATTATTGTACAATAAATCTTATTTATACCTTATCAAAACTCAGTTGATAGTCAAAGGTTAATCCTAAATTTTTTACCTCATCACCAAACTCAAGCTTTGTTCTATTCATACTAAAATTCAACTCTATCAAAGTGATTCCTGTACCCCTGCTTACAAAATAACATCCCCATAATTTTCTTTGCGTTAAGTCGATGGCAGTGTATCCTAGAAAATTGGTCTACCTTATTATATCAAGCTTCTGATTAAAGAATtcacttacattttttttgtttatggtgccaaaaaaagacaaatacaGCTAGGTATCATTTGCATACTGTTGAACTTTACATTGTAAGTAAATTTGGCAATGAAAATGTATAAAgagaatataaaattcaacCCAATACTGAGTCTTGTGGCTCTCACTGCTTCACATTAATATACTTTCACTTTTTACCATCTAAAATTACAGCCTGTCTTCTGTCgactaaatcatttttaaaaaaacttattgttgaattaataaaaaacattttttcttcagTATTAATGACCCCTAAGAATCAGAGATGTATATCTTACAATTTTAATGCctaatgtttttttctcaatatagTACCTGTTATGGCAGCTAGCTTGGATTGCATGGAACATATTCCTCATATGCCTTTATTTAAATGTAGCTGGACTGGACCATGAGGTaaagtttacaatataaaatgCTCACAATTATATTTTGCTATAAAACTACATTTTAGACCAATAAAGTGCTCAAACTAGACTATAAGAGTGACAGTTGGTGGAAAAAAAATGGCCCTGGCTGTAAAGTGGTTAATGTCGAAGAATCCAAATATGACGGCTGCCTGATTGATTATGTACATATCGAAGTGTTTCAGTCAGGGCTTCAAGTTGTTTTAACTGTAAGTTTATAGCAATCATTAACCTCTGATAGTATAAATATGAATTTCAGGTATTTAGTTGCATCATTGGAACATGTTTAAGCAGGACATTCTTAGAAGAAGATGATACTTgtaagtaatgtttttttttaataaaacattaaaactcATATACAACTTACTAACCAGCTTGTAAATTAAGTAGGTTAAAGTGCTGGTAAAGTAATTTTAGTACAGTGCATGTGACTGTTTATTTGCAACATTGTGAATAAAGTGTCACATACATTATAGGTACTTATAAATAATGTACATCACACATACTAAAAACACCCCTATAGTAAACATATGCTTGCAGTTGATTTCATTGGTGGATTTGATCCGCAAACTATTTGGTAAGTCTGGTGAATGGGAATGCAGTATCACACACAGTcatctatttcttttatatGTAGATATTTTGGTTAGTTGATATTCTCTCTATTCTTtctttgtaaataatattattttttcctatattttcTGGATTTATAAGATAAACCTACAATAAATGATTGGTTTATCCTATAAACCCTGTTAGTAGTGCTTGCTATCGCTAGTTTATCTTTTTCAGTTAATTTCGAGAAGGCAGATGGTCCTGATAATTTTCTCTTACACCCAATGTATGTGAGCTACAGTGGCAATTTGCACGATTCCACTCGACATTTGCATGCTAAATCGAAACGATTTGAGTTAGGCAATTTGCAAAGTAACCAAAATTTCCTTCGCCCCAAAAAATTGGGTAACACTAGAGTGTATGCTGATGCTATTAGAATTCCTGCTGTTAGAAGAAGCAACTCTTTTGACGCCCTTGGTAGCCCTACCAAGCAGACTAAACAACGCCCAATGTCTTTGTATTCTAATGCTTATGATCTTTAATAATTGGTAGCTAGTCGCTTAATAATACCTTTTCTATGGCATGGCATACgtaactttaattgttttatgtaCTTATTTAACTACTagcagaattaaaaaatattcaataatttcGACAGCATCACATAAATCGACACGTAAAACATCAAAGCAGAGCATGTCACTATACTCAATCGAATTCAGCTCACAAATGGATAGACATGGGGATAGTGACAATGATTTGGACCAATCTCCTTCATCACCAAAACCAATGACTCCTCGTAGAGTTAAAAGAAGGAGCGTCATGCAGAGGGGTTCTTCAGGGAGACACAGTACTAGTAGTAGACGTCAATCTCACGCTCGATCTTCCACAAGAAGTTCCAGAAGGATGCAAAACCCAGTTACAAAACTTCTAGAACAGCAGCAAAAGTGCCAAGCATACGAAAGCGCTACTAGCCAGTCCCCTGTAGAATCTCCAATTCATCATAACCACCACAACTATTATGGCAATCCCAGTACATTAAATCCACAAAATTGGCAAGGACCCATGGGTCACACGAACCCATCTTACCAACAGTCAACTACCTCGTTAAACGAAGACTTCGACGACTTGTACAATAACAGGCCAGCGTCAGTTAGATCTAGCTACTCGAATTTTCACGGTGCCAGGGCTAACTATTCACCTACAAAACAGTACCATCACCATCACAGTCATGCTACACCTCAAGTACCTCAAAAACGAAGTAATTTGAGGAATAGTATGAGAAATATGGCTTTTATGAATAATGGCCCTCCAGCTTATACTGTTCAGGCTGCTATGCAGGTTGATAACGAAACTCCTATGTAGATAATGAGTATTTTTGATAGTGGTTTATTAGTTTGGAGGCTTAAATTGATAATTGAGGGTTCTACCCAGGCAGCACAAATGTGTCCTATGAAAGGTTTCctctttttttggaaatataaagGTCCAATGGACATCCATTAATTTGCTCAAAAAATCCATAGGATGATACATATGTCACAAAAGTCGTGACATCACTCGGCCAGAGGATCACTGAATAATAAGACAAATAATTTGTCAATGTAAAGGGATATTTAATATAGCATGTCCAATGGACTTCTACATGAAGTCATTCAATTGATGAGGTAACCTTTGTCTCATTCGTATAATACAATTTCTTATAATCATTTTCACTTACCAATTTGCACCAAAAAAACTCTTCATAATTGCTTTGCTCCAACTAGCTTTACTTTAAAGTTTATTCATTGGGACTAATTAATTTTgcaactttaatttttgtttccgTTACCAAATACCGTAATACATGTAGTATATtgttaacaaaatatattattatatgaggttttttaaatctttatttacaaaaaaagaaattacattaTGTTTCGAAGAACTTAGAATATGGATTGTGAATGACATGTGCAGTATAAGAAGTATAAAAATTTATCGGACGTATTGCTgttattggcatttttattaataaaatgtcgaaaatagataaaaataaatgcatatgTGAACATATTTCTTGTACTTCCAAAGAGTCTGATAAAGAGGttgcattattttaattccaCAATAAAATTCCGGGTATGTAAggtatttttaagaatattattccAA
This window harbors:
- the LOC126748672 gene encoding sodium/potassium-transporting ATPase subunit beta-1-interacting protein, encoding MGFCKRRHLFLTLCVLQLVTVVERQVFDFLGFLWISLLVNFLQIIFTIFGFFGAYQYRPKYIISYLLWQLAWIAWNIFLICLYLNVAGLDHETNKVLKLDYKSDSWWKKNGPGCKVVNVEESKYDGCLIDYVHIEVFQSGLQVVLTVFSCIIGTCLSRTFLEEDDTSSHKSTRKTSKQSMSLYSIEFSSQMDRHGDSDNDLDQSPSSPKPMTPRRVKRRSVMQRGSSGRHSTSSRRQSHARSSTRSSRRMQNPVTKLLEQQQKCQAYESATSQSPVESPIHHNHHNYYGNPSTLNPQNWQGPMGHTNPSYQQSTTSLNEDFDDLYNNRPASVRSSYSNFHGARANYSPTKQYHHHHSHATPQVPQKRSNLRNSMRNMAFMNNGPPAYTVQAAMQVDNETPM